One segment of Brassica napus cultivar Da-Ae chromosome C3, Da-Ae, whole genome shotgun sequence DNA contains the following:
- the LOC106366763 gene encoding putative inactive serine/threonine-protein kinase At5g11400, translated as MGNCLKPSKEQAPPTSPKPLNIPPIPELENENLRVFSSKEVKKLTKKFGHNRLVVDNNGFGRLFYQGYVNETTFSPSKNGTGLAVSVMHCVLHSSEELEEWKAEIRCLGKISHPNLVKLLGYCCEVKESLLVLECFHKGSLEAHIFGKEEETLPWEIRLKIAIETAQCLAFLHSVNNRALSREFGMHDIFLDEHYNAKLFYLGSNELRLFEDSISTAFIGRTDYTPPEYVISGHLGMKSDVYTFGVILIELLTGLKAFRRGARDIKSAISAKPFLSDKNKIMSIIDPRLGNDYPVNAVIQMGKLIKRCIKLDTKKRPTMQQVLDGLNDIRRY; from the exons ATGGGAAACTGTCTAAAACCTTCCAAAGAACAGGCTCCTCCAACTTCTCCCAAGCCTCTTAACATCCCTCCAATTCCAG AGCTGGAAAACGAGAATCTGAGAGTCTTCAGCTCCAAGGAAGTGAAGAAACTAACAAAGAAATTCGGACATAATAGGCTTGTAGTTGACAATAATGGTTTCGGTCGATTATTCTACCAGGGATACGTCAATGAGACCACATTTTCTCCATCTAAAAACGGAACAGGACTCGCTGTTTCTGTCATGCACTGTGTTCTACATAGTTCCGAGGAACTAGAAGAGTGGAAG GCAGAAATTAGGTGCCTAGGAAAGATTTCTCATCCAAACTTGGTCAAACTATTAGGCTATTGCTGTGAAGTTAAAGAATCACTCTTGGTTCTTGAATGCTTCCACAAAGGAAGTCTTGAAGCTCACATTTTTGGAA aagaagaagaaaccttgCCTTGGGAAATACGGCTTAAGATAGCCATTGAAACAGCTCAATGTCTTGCATTTCTCCACTCGGTTAATAACAGAGCGTTATCTCGAGAATTCGGAATGCATGACATTTTCCTTGACGAG CACTACAATGCGAAACTGTTTTATCTTGGATCGAACGAGCTACGCTTGTTTGAAGATAGTATCTCGACCGCATTCATTGGAAGAACTGATTACACACCTCCTGAATATGTAATCTCAG GTCATTTGGGCATGAAGAGCGATGTCTATACATTTGGTGTGATCTTGATTGAGCTTTTAACTGGTTTAAAAGCTTTCCGTAGAGGAGCGAGAGACATAAAAAGTGCCATCTCGGCTAAACCTTTCTTGTCCGATAAGAATAAAATCATGAGTATAATCGATCCAAGACTTGGAAACGACTATCCTGTCAATGCGGTGATACAAATGGGAAAACTCATCAAAAGATGCATCAAGTTGGACACGAAGAAGAGACCAACGATGCAACAAGTTTTGGATGGTTTGAATGATATCCGCAGATATTAA
- the LOC106364411 gene encoding protein ANTI-SILENCING 1, whose product MREASGDECLEFKWGKKRIVGGKKKDVQFYESFTFDGDEYSLYDSVLVGDANEPDSHELFVAKIIKIWEHTNKRAKNPRQVKLLWFFRPSEISPRLLEGVQDVLAKELFLASGEGPGLANVNPLEAICGKCSVVCISKDKRNPQPTDEEIESADFVFRRVFDVGSSRVLDTIDDKIAGVDVMFLFNRAGSKQEATNVQKVQEDINVNPDSLKLNSLPACVSVPETEDNSIESSDLRESSYSREEGKEKGHSKLAEERSNKDSSVQESTVHLKDHDVCEASGSRGNHCDGNKAQEREVTKQFTKLKSLPAEERYSNTCEDSDSRVNHSSSEKPQANDVKNPLAKQKSMLAAAGERYSKESSGFDDRPQKKRKLDGSDGKGDTGSFKRPRDISSDGKRGSEAFKRPKDKETGDEVPPEKPSLVKEKRDLGVSVSEGRDAKTAKKPSFDGRLLKRAEELADDYERGYQVIEVKQKPDAVNSKWFRPLPWEESMREAEKEERLVLLQNLDPTYTSDEVQNIVYSALNEQSTARMIERTSVTISHTGEALVIFNSRQSAERAIKRLDKGCLLLSSGRPLVAVFAKINPPGKLSSFYGHTKLQKTQMRREARDAVSTSRGSQPNTLEYAMAMEWCLHRARSDHAFQMAIKRQLEVKKSLRVNFKAKLP is encoded by the exons ATGAGAGAGGCATCAGGAGATGAATGCTTAGAATTTAAGTGGGGTAAAAAGAGAATAGTCGGTGGGAAGAAGAAAGATGTCCAGTTCTATGAATCTTTCACCTTTGACGGTGATGAATACTCTCTTTATGACTCTGTCTTAGTCGGCGATGCCAATGAACCAGACTCTCACGAACTCTTTGTTGCTAAGATCATTAAAATTTGGGAACACACTAATAAGCGTGCTAAAAACCCAAGGCAAGTCAAGCTTCTCTGGTTCTTTAGACCTTCTGAGATTTCGCCGCGTTTACTTGAAGGAGTCCAAGATGTACTTGCAAAGGAACTGTTTTTGGCGTCTGGTGAAGGTCCTGGCCTCGCTAATGTCAACCCACTG GAAGCAATCTGTGGAAAATGCTCTGTTGTATGCATTTCGAAGGATAAAAGGAATCCACAACCCACAGATGAAGAAATTGAGTCAGCAGACTTTGTGTTTCGCCGAGTATTTGATGTTGGAAGCTCTAGAGTGTTGGATACAATAGATGATAAAATTGCTGGAGTTGACG TTATGTTTCTCTTCAACAGAGCTGGTAGTAAGCAAGAAGCAACTAATGTACAGAAAGTTCAAGAAGACATAAATGTAAATCCAGATAGTTTGAAACTAAACAGTCTTCCAGCTTGTGTTTCAGTTCCGGAAACTGAAGACAACTCTATTGAATCTTCTGACCTTAGAGAAAGCAGTTATAGTCGTGAAGAAGGGAAAGAAAAAGGTCACAGTAAACTTGCAGAAGAAAGGTCTAACAAGGATTCTAGTGTGCAGGAAAGCACGGTCCATCTTAAAGACCATGACGTTTGTGAAGCTTCTGGTTCTAGAGGAAATCATTGTGATGGCAACAAAGCTCAGGAAAGAGAAGTTACAAAGCAATTTACTAAACTGAAATCTCTGCCTGCAGAAGAAAGATACAGTAACACTTGTGAAGATTCTGACTCCAGGGTAAATCATTCCAGTTCCGAGAAACCCCAAGCAAATGATGTTAAGAATCCATTGgctaaacaaaaatctatgctcgCTGCCGCTGGAGAAAGATACAGTAAAGAGTCAAGCGGATTTGATGATAGGCCTCAAAAGAAACGGAAACTAGATGGTTCTGATGGTAAAGGAGATACAGGTTCTTTTAAGAGACCTAGAGATATTAGTTCTGATGGTAAAAGAGGTTCGGAAGCTTTTAAGAGACCTAAAGACAAAGAGACAGGAGATGAAGTCCCTCCTGAGAAGCCCAGTTTGGTCAAGGAGAAGCGAGATCTTGGTGTGTCAGTTTCTGAAGGAAGAGACGCAAAAACTGCAAAGAAGCCTAGCTTTGATGGTAGGCTATTAAAACGCGCTGAGGAGTTGGCAGATGATTATGAAAGAGGTTATCAAGTAATTGAAGTGAAACAAAAGCCGGATGCt GTAAACAGCAAATGGTTTCGACCTCTT CCTTGGGAAGAAAGTATGAGGGAAGCAGAAAAGGAAGAGAGACTGGTTCTTCTTCAAAACTTGGATCCTACGTACACATCGGATGAAGTGCAG aATATAGTATATTCTGCTTTGAATGAGCAATCTACGGCGAGGATGATAGAGCGTACATCAGTCACTATTTCTCATACTG GTGAAGCTTTGGTCATATTCAATTCAAGACAAAGTGCAGAAAGAGCTATTAAAAGACTAGATAAGGGATGCTTGTTGCTATCAAGTGGGAG GCCCCTTGTTGCTGTCTTTGCTAAGATAAATCCTCCAGGGAAGCTGTCATCATTCTACGGTCATACCAAACTACAGAAAACTCAAATGCGACGAGAGGCG AGAGATGCAGTGTCTACCTCGCGTGGCTCTCAGCCTAACACCCTTGAGTATGCAATGGCAATGGAATGGTGTTTGCACCGAGCTAGATCTGACCATGCGTTTCAAATGGCTATTAAG AGGCAATTGGAGGTGAAAAAATCGCTGCGGGTTAACTTCAAGGCTAAACTTCCTTAG
- the LOC106366762 gene encoding GTP-binding protein At2g22870 has protein sequence MILAQLPRLHLSIFAKSHFSLASSHFNLINPNPPVKLAKTLFSSLATVEPVPLPVSDSSHLEDAPMEIPLDKLFIPPETDISGDDPSRLAARILKGSNIVLSKYARDAQVVQADYVKSSVRTEDCPADGLPEFALVGRSNVGKSSLLNSLVKRKRLALTSKKPGKTQCINHFRINDNWYLVDLPGYGYASAPHELKKDWNKFTKDYFLNRSTLVSVFLLVDASLPAKQIDLDYASWLGQNQVPMTMVFTKCDKRKKKKNGGKRPEENIKEFQDLIQGFFETTPPWIMTSSVTNQGRDEILLHMAQLRNYWLKH, from the exons ATGATTTTAGCTCAGCTTCCAAGACTTCATCTCTCCATCTTCGCCAAATCCCATTTCTCTCTCGCTTCTTCGCATTTCAAtctcataaaccctaacccGCCGGTTAAGCTAGCCAAAACCCTTTTCTCCAGTCTCGCCACGGTTGAACCCGTACCACTGCCGGTCTCGGATTCATCCCATCTAGAAGATGCTCCGATGGAGATTCCGCTCGACAAGCTTTTTATTCCGCCGGAGACGGATATCTCCGGCGACGACCCGTCGAGGCTGGCGGCTAGGATACTGAAGGGCTCGAACATAGTGCTGAGCAAGTACGCTAGAGACGCACAGGTGGTCCAGGCAGACTATGTGAAGAGCAGTGTCCGGACGGAAGATTGTCCGGCCGATGGGCTGCCGGAGTTCGCGCTTGTCGGGAGGTCCAATGTTGGGAAATCCTCGCTGCTCAATTCGTTGGTGAAAAGGAAACGACTTGCCTTGACGTCTAAGAAACCTG GGAAGACGCAATGCATTAATCATTTCCGGATCAACGACAATTGGTACTTGGTCGATTTGCCTGGCTACGG GTATGCATCAGCACCGCATGAGCTCAAAAAAGATTGGAACAAATTCACCAAAGACTATTTCCTGAACAGATCAACATTAGTCTCAGTATTTTTGCTAGTTGATGCCAGCCTTCCTGCAAAGCAAATCGATCTTGACTACGCTAGCTGGCTTGGTCAAAACCAg GTTCCGATGACTATGGTATTCACGAAATGCgacaagaggaagaagaagaaaaacggaGGGAAGAGACCGGAGGAGAATATAAaggagttccaagatttgatcCAAGGGTTCTTTGAGACAACACCACCATGGATTATGACCAGCAGTGTGACGAACCAAGGCAGGGACGAGATATTGTTGCATATGGCTCAGCTAAGAAACTACTGGCTCAAACACTAA
- the LOC106366760 gene encoding beta-adaptin-like protein A: MPPPAASSRYPSPSQPSGKSEVTDLKSQLRQLAGSRAPGVDDSKRDLFKKVISYMTIGIDVSSVFGEMVMCSATSDIVLKKMCYLYVGNYAKGNPDLSLLTINFLQRDCKDEDPMIRGLALRSLCSLRVPNLVEYLLGPLGSGLKDNNSYVRTIAVTGVLKLYHISASTCIDAEFPATLKSLMLHDSDAQVVANCLAALQEIWSLEASHSEEACREKESLLSKPLIYYFLNRIKEFNEWAQCLILELAVKYVPSDSNDIFDIMNLLEDRLQHANGAVVLATVKVFLQLTLSMTDVHQQVYERIKSPLLTLVSSGSPEQSYAILSHLHLLVVRAPFIFASDYKHFYCQYNEPSYVKKLKLEMLTAIANESNTYEIVTELCEYAANVDIEIARESIRAVGKIALQQYDVNAIVDRLLQFLEMEKDYVTAETLVLVKDLLRKHPQWSHDCISVVGGISSKNIQEPKAKAALIWMLGEYAQDMSDAPYILENLIENWEEEHSAEVRLHLLTAAMKCFFKRAPETQKALGIALAAGIADFHQDVHDRALFYYRVLQYDVHVAERVVSPPQQAVSAFADTQSSEIKDRIFDEFNSLSVIYQKPSYIFTDKEHRGPFEFSDELGSTSITPEVSSDIVPAQQFEANDKDLLLSTDEKDDNKGLSSNNGSAYTAPYESSNISSQMQELAISGPAASATTTQSSFDFDDLLGLGLSTAPAPTPSPPLLKLNARAALDPRAFQQKWRQLPISLSQEYSVNPQGIAALTVPQSLIKHMQSHSIHCIASGGQSPNFKFFFFAQKEAEPLDYLTECIINSSSAKAQIKVKADEQSTSQAFATVFETALSKFGMP, translated from the exons ATGCCTCCTCCAGCCGCTTCGTCGCGTTATCCGTCACCGTCTCAACCGTCAGG GAAAAGCGAAGTGACAGATCTGAAATCTCAGCTTCGCCAATTAGCCGGAAGCAGAGCTCCAGGAGTCGACGATTCAAAACGCGACCTCTTCAAGAAAGTGATCTCCTACATGACTATCGGCATTGACGTCTCCTCCGTATTCGGAGAAATGGTCATGTGCTCGGCGACGTCAGACATTGTCCTCAAGAAGATGTGTTATCTCTACGTTGGAAACTATGCGAAGGGCAATCCTGATCTCTCCCTTCTGACGATCAATTTCCTCCAAAGGGATTGCAAGGATGAGGACCCTATGATCCGTGGCCTTGCTCTGAGGAGTTTGTGTTCTTTACGAGTGCCGAACCTTGTTGAGTATCTGCTTGGTCCCTTGGGGAGTGGGCTGAAGGATAATAACAGCTATGTGAGAACAATCGCTGTAACTGGAGTGCTGAAGCTTTATCACATCTCGGCCTCGACGTGTATCGATGCTGAGTTTCCTGCAACGTTGAAAAGTTTGATGCTTCATGATTCAGATGCTCag GTAGTTGCTAATTGCCTGGCTGCACTTCAAGAAATTTGGAGTTTAGAAGCAAGCCACTCTGAGGAAGCGTGTCGGGAGAAGGAATCTTTGCTTAGCAAAccacttatatattatttcttgaATCG GATCAAGGAATTCAATGAATGGGCGCAATGTCTTATACTTGAGTTGGCAGTAAAATATGTGCCGTCAGATAGTAATGATATTTTTGACATTATGAATCTGTTGGAAGACAGACTTCAGCACGCCAATGGTGCTGTTGTCTTGGCAACAGTCAAAGTGTTTCTGCAGTTGACACTCTCCATGACTGATGTTCATCAACAG GTGTATGAGCGTATTAAATCTCCACTTCTGACTCTCGTTAGTTCTGGAAGTCCGGAGCAGTCGTATGCAATCTTGAGCCACCTTCATCTTTTGGTTGTCCGTGCGCCATTCATATTTGCCTCAGATTATAAGCATTTCTACTGCCAGTACAATGAACCCTCATATGTCAAAAAGTTGAAGCTTGAGATGTTGACTGCTATTGCAAATGAAAGCAACACTTACGAAATTG TGACGGAACTATGCGAGTATGCTGCAAACGTCGATATTGAAATTGCAAGGGAATCAATTCGGGCAGTTGGGAAGATTGCTTTGCAGCAGTATGATGTGAACGCGATTGTTGATAGACTTCTTCAGTTTCTGGAGATGGAAAAGGACTATGTCACTGCTGAAACTTTG GTTCTTGTGAAGGACCTTCTAAGGAAGCATCCACAATGGAGCCATGACTGCATTTCTGTTGTTGGCGGTATCAGCAGCAAAAACATTCAGGAACCGAAAGCCAAGGCGGCTCTTATATGGATGTTGGGTGAATATGCCCAGGACATGAGTGATGCTccttatattttggagaatctGATCGAGAACTGGGAGGAAGAGCATTCGGCTGAGGTCCGGTTGCATCTCCTAACCGCAGCTATGAAATGCTTTTTCAAGAGGGCACCTGAGACTCAGAAAGCCCTAGGAATAGCTCTAGCTGCAGGGATTGCTGATTTTCACCAG GATGTTCACGATCGAGCCTTGTTCTACTATCGGGTTCTGCAATACGACGTGCATGTGGCAGAACGTGTTGTTAGTCCTCCACAACAGGCGGTTTCAGCCTTTGCTGACACTCAAAGCAGTGAAATCAAAGACCGTATATTTGACGAGTTTAACAGTCTTTCTGTGATCTACCAGAAG CCATCTTACATTTTCACGGATAAGGAACACCGAGGGCCCTTTGAGTTTTCAGACGAACTTGGAAGTACTTCCATCACACCTGAAGTCTCCAGTGACATTGTTCCAGCTCAGCAATTTGAGGCAAATGACAAGGACCTGCTTCTGAGTACTGACGAGAAGGATGACAACAAAGGACTTTCCAGTAACAATGGTTCCGCATACACGGCTCCATATGAAAGCTCTAATATATCCTCGCAAATGCAAGAACTTGCAATCTCCGGCCCTGCCGCGTCCGCAACTACCACACAATCTAGCTTTGATTTTGACGATCTCCTTGGTTTGGGTTTATCAACAGCTCCTGCTCCAACACCATCACCGCCTCTTTTAAAGCTTAACGCAAGAGCTGCTCTAGATCCACGCGCCTTCCAACAGAAATGGCGCCAACTGCccatatcattatcacag GAGTATTCTGTGAACCCCCAAGGAATCGCGGCCTTGACAGTTCCACAATCACTTATCAAACACATGCAGAGTCATTCCATTCACTGCATCGCATCGGGAGGTCAATCTCCAAACTTcaagttcttcttctttgctcaaAAGGAAGCAGAACCCTTGGACTATCTCACTGAGTGTATCATAAACTCTTCATCGGCCAAAGCTCAGATAAAAGTGAAAGCGGACGAGCAGAGTACCTCTCAGGCATTCGCCACCGTATTTGAAACAGCCTTGTCCAAATTCGGCATGCcttga
- the LOC106366761 gene encoding coiled-coil domain-containing protein 25: MVFYFKARPDAGDYTIFMGLDKFENEELIKYGFPEDVWFHVDKMSSAHVYLRLHKGQGFDDINEGVLEDCAQLVKANSIQGNKVNNVDVVYTPWSNLKKTASMDVGQVGFHNSKMVRTIRVEKRVNDIINRLNKTKVERTPDLRAEREAVNAAERAERKQHLREKKKREEIERLEKERQAEMRSYKGLMVTDKMTSNKDIASSNKSLQELEDDFM; the protein is encoded by the exons ATGGTGTTCTACTTCAAGGCCCGACCAGATGCTGGCGACTACACCATCTTCATGGGGCTTGATAAGTTCGAGAACGAGGAGCTCATCAAGTACGGCTTCCCTGAAGACGTCTG GTTTCACGTTGACAAAATGTCCTCAGCTCACGTTTACCTAAGGCTTCATAAAGGCCAGGGTTTTGATGACATTAATGAAGGTGTGCTGGAGGACTGTGCTCAGCTTGTGAAAGCCAACTCCATTCAAG GCAACAAGGTGAACAACGTCGATGTTGTGTACACTCCGTGGTCCAACTTGAAGAAAACCGCCTCCATGGATGTTGGTCAAGTTGGTTTCCACAATTCAAAGATG GTCCGGACTATCAGAGTGGAGAAACGAGTCAACGATATAATTAACAGGTTGAACAAAACAAAGGTTGAGAGAACCCCTGATCTGAGAG CCGAGAGGGAAGCAGTGAATGCTGCAGAGAGAGCTGAGAGGAAGCAACATCTGAGGGAGAAG AAGAAACGTGAAGAGATAGAGAGGCTGGAGAAGGAGAGGCAAGCAGAGATGAGGAGCTACAAGGGATTGATGGTAACTGATAAAATGACATCCAACAAAGACATTGCTTCAAGCAACAAATCTCTTCAAGAACTCGAAGACGATTTCATGTAA